DNA from Drosophila suzukii chromosome 2R, CBGP_Dsuzu_IsoJpt1.0, whole genome shotgun sequence:
ACGCTCGGGAGAAAGTGTTGAAACAACATTTGACTAAAGCCACGCCCATAGCAAAAAGAACGGGTTATGCGCTGAGGTGGGCATAAATTCTTAATGCCCCGCCTTTTGGATTTTGGAGTATGTGCCTGGAATTCATCATAAAGCGGGGAAAGAGTTTGGAGTAGGTCGCTCCAGCCTCGAACCTCGGGCCCCGAGCCATGCATAAATAAGCAACAGCCATccatctatatatctatctatctttcCATATGTCCTTCCATATGCTCTTCAGCCAAGTCAGGGGCAATATTGGGCAAAATGCAAACGTTTGCCACTTGACAAACACGCGCCTGTGATTTGCTCAACCTTCCTACTTCATTCccgatatacaatttttatgaCACTCGCAAATGCTGCGATATCTTCCCCAAAAACCCTGAGACACATGGAGAATGTTTGGCTGCACAGCTGAGGATGTTGAATGTTGGGAATGGATGGATGGCCACTTTGCATTATTCATGCAACGTCAAGGAAGCAAACAAATTGATAACTTTATCGGCAAAACATGCAATGAAATGTCTAAAATGGCTGAATTCCCCATGAACTTTCGCTGACTGTTGTGTGATTTGCATTCGAATCGTTTCTGACTGTCTAAATCTTAAGCTCCACCCCGTTGGTTATTTCAAGATTTTATATTCCTTGGTGACAGGGCATTTCAAGTATGCACACAAATTGCACTCGGGATGCGTCTGTGCTGGCTTATAGCCCTTTTGGTCTTTTGGCCACCAACCTGGTTAAGTGTCAACTGCCGGCGACACCTGTAAATTGTGGTTAACACACGGCCACCATCCCTGCCTTCCCTTCTTTTTTGGTGGCAGTGTCCGCTTTGCGGTCAAATGAAATTTCTAAAATGTTTTCCTTTGTTTTATGGCGCAGAAATCCCTCCTCGCCTCCAGCTTTTGGTTCTGGCGTAGGAAATGCCGCGAGTTCCGTGACTGGGCAGCGGATCCGTTTGCCCATTAAGTCCGGAAATTGTTAGCACGTTAGTTAAGGTCAGTTAGCCAAGTTAGCGGGCGAGCTGGGGACCACCGAGAAGTTGGGGAGGTTGGGAAATAACTTTCCACAATGTCGCAGCGATGATAAGGCTGCTCGTGCTATATCTTCTAAGTATTTTCACCAAGATGTATTTGATATGCAAATATAGAAATATTTACTATAGGCTGTATTTATGTATTCTAGGAAATCGCTGCGATTCTTATCAGCTTTGATAAGCATGGCGAGTGGCAGTCCAAAGAGGTTCGAACCAGGTGAgtcattaaaaataaaaatgccttctaagaAATCCCAATTCAATAGGAAtttgtattatattataatgttataacacatcttaaatatttatacctTCTTTGGTTTCGGctaaaaaacaaattagtgccgatttctcaatgtcatgttaaCTTTTGTCATAAAGTTAAATTCTCGTGTTAAAAACATGTAGTTTCTCAATATCATGTTAGTTTGCAATTACTAACTCAAACGTATGTTTACAGACTCTGTTCGTAAAACATCACATTGAGAAAACAAACTTATCTCTGCAAACAATTTAACTTCAGGTTAGCTTTATCTGACATATAGCAAACTACAACCTTAACATTACATTGTAATATCAGTCCTTTATAGTATTATTTAAAGTAATTTTCAATAATTATTACAAACTTGATACATTTTTAGCTTAAGATCTTAACTTTATTTCCTAAATAACCTTTGTATTATCCCACTTTAGACCCAAGAGCGGATCGCTGTTGCTGTACTCTAGGAAGAAGGTGCGCTATAGACGCGATGGATACTGCTGGAAGAAACGCAAGGATGGGAAGACAACGCGCGAGGATCACATGAAGCTGAAAGTCCAAGGCACTGAGGTGAGTTCAGATACCTATTTGTCGTGATCTAGAGCCATTTCTGGCTGCACAATTAGGCAATTAGCCGGAATCGTTTTTCAGCCATTACCATCATTTGTCAAGGGTTTAAAAAAAGGGACTTCAATTTCCCGACTTCCTTGGAGCTccctgtttttttttctttttcgttCTTGACCGTATGGGGGTTCCTTTGGGTGAGTTATGATTTCCCGCCGGAAGTTGACAGAAACTTACGGTGTCCTCCCCTTATTCCTCCAGGCAATCCGTCCGTGGCAAGTGTTTGCCCAAGGATGTGTGCAACGTCGCCGCTGCCTGCTAATGAAATAAGCCTTGCCAAGGGTTAAGCTTATTTataatgtctgtctgtcggaGTATCTATCCCCCAACCAGGCCATTACAGAAACATAAAAACATTTGGCAATTTCACGCCAATTTTTTCCAACAGCTCCTTCGccgtttgtttttattttaatttttattttaatacattCGCAAGTGAACGTGGCCGGCGAAGATTTATGCAGTTGGCAGTGCCGGCGGGGTGCCGTCTTCTTACATGATAACTGGGCCCAAACGAGGCAGATAGTACAAAGGAAATGCCAAGGCGAAGCTGAAGAAGTCAGCGGCATATCGCGGCCAACGAGAGAGCCAACAAATTTATCAGCGGGTAGAAGAAATTccttacaaaaaaatatataaactaaGATAGAAAAAAGGGAAGGAAAAAACTCCAAAGGACAAGAAAAATGCGCAACGAAATGTTTTATAAGTCAGGGAAACCCTTTTCCTCAGCTCTTCCGTTTCGAACCGTTGGTTTTTCGGCCtgagtttgagtttgagtCCTGATTTTTGGCACTTACCAAGACCAAGTGGCGCCCCCTAGCGTGGGCGGTTGGTAATTTAATTTGAGCTCCACTAGCTCTTCGTTTTTATGTTTTCCAATTAAATGGATTTCTTCTCCACGGGGCAAAACGAGCTGCGTGTGGAGCTGAGTGGGAATTCCCCAAGTTTTAGCCCTTTTTTATGCTCTTGTTTGTCTTGCCGAATTGATAAATTGAATTTCCTTCGATTGCTGCCCCCTCTTTTCCACAGTGCATCTATGGTTGTTATGTACACTCGGCCATATTGCCCACATTTCATCGCAGATGTTACTGGCTGTTGCAGGTAAGTTCGGAATCCCTCGGTTCTTCTGACACATTTTAATCCCGGGAGGATGTTTTCCACCTTCTATAAATAGAATCCGGACATTGTTTTGGTGCACTACCTGAATGTCCCGTATCCGGATGATAATAAAATGGCCGTGATTGCACCCAGTATCACGCTGTGGGGCGATAAAAAGGAGTGGACCAAGGAAGAGTTGGTCAGCCAGCTGAAGCCTATGCGTAAGTTTAGATTTTTACTAATATTTATGATTCttaatttttagtttatattttaattttaatattaattatacccgttactcgtagagtaaaagggtatactagattcgtcggaaagtatgtaacaggcagaaggaagcgttcccgtagtatatatattcttgatcaggatcactagccgagtcgatctagccatgtccgtctgtccgtctgtctgtccgtccggatgaacgctgagatctcggaaactatgggagctaggctattgagatttggcgtgcagattcctgagcttcttatgcagcgcaagtttgtttcagcaatgtgccatgcccacactaacgcccacaaaccgcccaagcctgtgtcggccacagttttcatgctagataaaaaattttaactgtctaccgccggtaggtggcgtatttaaatctcgatttgctgcttgcatatttccatttccctttggtccctttagctgagtaacgggtatctgatagtcgaggtactggactatagcgttcttccttattttttatttgtgagTATCTGTACATTAAAAGTGTCTGTAAATGCTATTGGGCCTGCATCCTTTAGGAACCATATATTTCTAAATATCCATGTTAGAGAAGAACCCCTTTCTTATAAGCAAGACATTAATCTTTATATAAGGTATATACTTTCTTAGTATGACTTAAGATTTATAATCTAGAACTTGTTGTAATTTGTTGAACTAAAGCAGTTTTTTAATATAGTTCTTTgtcaattttatttatatttagtacattttatttatttaaataaaggTATTTAAGGAGTAGATACTTTTTCCAATTTCTAAagacattttcaaaaaaattatttaatcttATGAGCTTAAATATTGATACACAGAGCTTATGAAAACAATTAACTTATTCAGTTTGTTTTTAATGACATTATTAACATCTGGCATGTTTTTAGTCTCCACAGTTAATTCGGATGATGACTCCGACTCGGGCAACGATATAGAGATTTCGGTGAGTGCAGAGCTGATTGAAACCCTGTCTTAAAGATAACTAAGTTGGATTTCCCTACTTAGACGGCTGAGACGGTGGAGTCCATAGTTTGCCAGCTGATGGAGAAGCAGAGGCTGTCCCGCCAGGCGGCGCTGGTGAAGCAGCTGGACTGCGGCTGCGGGGATGGAGGATGTGCGGACGGGAAGAACTGCACGCATCCGGTGATGCGGCGGTCGGGCGCCATGCTGAAGTCCTCGGTGCAGGAGAAGCGGCTGGGCGAGACCTTCAACGGCAACACGCCCAACGTGGTGGTGGCCAGCAAGCTCTACTCCCGATGGGCGGAGCGGCCCCGGCAGCACCTGGACAATCACGGCCAGTTCCACAATGTGACGCAACAGTTGCCGCAGGAGTCGGCCATCAAGTTCCAGATCATtccgccgcagcagcagcaacagcagcagcagcaggatgGGAActatcagcagcagcagcagtatcGAGGAGCCAGTCAAATGCTGGCTGCCAGGAACAATCTGGTgatgcaacagcaacagcagcagcaataccaccagcaacagcagcagcaccagcaacagcagcagcagcagcaacacttGAGCCTGCAGCGATTTGTTGCCAGTCAAAGTCAGAATTCGGTGCATCTCAATCAGCAGCACAGGCTGCAAATAGCCAATACAACGATCACAGCCACAGCCAGAGATCCTGGGACGACTTCTGCAGCAGCGGCGGTCGCCTCAAATGTTATGGACACCGAACTAATTGAAAACCAAAGCCACATGACCGCAAACAAAATCACAAACcccggcagcagcagcaatagcAGTAGCAGCAATGCCAGCAAGCAATTAGCAGCTCAAACAAACAACGAATTAAATGTCGTAAATAATAACGACCCCGGCAACAATAACTTTATGTACaatcaacagcagcaacttAATGCttccagcaacagcaacaacagcagccagcagcagcagcaacattatTATAAATTGCAACAGACAACAGCAACCCCAGCTAGTGGTCAGCCGCCTCCTCTGGCGCAAGTGCAGCCCCATCCTCCCGTGGAGGCCATGTGCATGTCGCCCGAGCATCGCCAGCAGCCACCACCACCTGCAACATCTTCGGCCGGCAGCAACCCCTCCTCCATATCAACAATATCCGCACctacatccacatccacatccacaccCACATCGGGCACTTCGTCCACTTCGAGTTCCTTACAATCGATTATCGATGGCAATCAGCAGCAACAAATTACAACGACGTCGACGGCAGCAACTTGTGATAATTTAATGAGCGCCAATGCGCTCTCTGAGGTGAGTAGCCCGACCGCAGAATCGCCTGCAATCATTGTATTTATGTTGATTAAATTCAAACTTATTTCGACAGCaggacagcagcaacaatcaGGCCACAGAAGCCCTCAGCAGGAGTCAGCCGGCCCAGCCCCTCACCCAAAATGGTTGTGCAACCTTCAGTGCTTCCAGTGATAACAGCAGCCAAATTAGTGACGAGAGCAGCAGCTTTGGCGGCAACAATCAGAACAGcagccacagcagcagcagcagcagcgaggAGGAGCCCCCGGCAGAGGCGTTGAGCTTCTTCAACGAAACGCTGGATCTGTCCCACGAGGATATCCAGCGCACCTTGATAGCCAACATGCCGTACAATGGGACAGGAGCAACAGGAGGAGTGACGCCACCCAGTACAACGATAGCAACAGGCAGCAGCAAACTGGAGACCAATCCCCAGGAGGCGGAGAAGAAACCCTCACAAGGGGCAGCTGAACCCGAAACGGAGGTGGAAGAGGATGAAACGGACGATGTGTTCGCCAATCTGGACGCGTTCGATATGCTCGTGGAGTTTCCCGAGCTGGATCTGGACGACAAGCAGGCCCTGAATAACACAGCCCTGGAGCAGAGCTCCTTCTTGGGAGAGGCACCGCCATCGCAGCCACACCGCAAAGTCCATAACATATGCGATTTCAGTCCAGAGTGGTCGTATACGGAGGGAGGCGTCAAGGTTCTGGTGGCCGGTCCATGGACGAGCTCGAGTGGCGGGGCCTACACGGTGCTCTTCGATGCCCAACCCGTGCCCACGCAACTGGTGCAGGAGGGAGTGCTTCGCTGCTATTGTCCCGCCCACGAGGCGGGCTTTGTGACCCTCCAAGTGGCCTGCGGCGGATTCCTCGTCTCCAACTCGGTGATGTTCGAGTACAAGCTGTCCCTGCTGGCCGATGCTCCCTTCGATGCCAGCAGCTCCAACGATTGCCTGTACAAGTTCACCCTGCTCAATCGCCTGTCCACCATCGATGAGAAGCTGCAGGTGAAGACGGAGCGAGAGCTTACGGTACGGAATGGTTTCTGTATGTGTATAtcttacattaaaaaaattccCTTTTTACCAGACCGATCACTCTGCTCTCTATTTGGAGCCCAACTTTGAGGAGAAGCTGGTGGCCTATTGCCACCGGCTGATCAAGCACGCCTGGAGCATGCCCAGCACAGCTGCCTCCTGGTCAGTGGGATTGCGTGGCATGACCCTGCTCCATTTGGCCGCCGCCTTGGGCTATGCCAAACTGGTAGGCGCCATGCTCAATTGGCGGTCGGAGAATCCACATATCATACTGGAAACCGAACTGGATGCACTCAGCCAGGATGTCTATGGCTTTACCCCCCTCGCCTGGGCCTGTGTGCGTGGCCATGTGGAGTGCTCTCTGTTGCTCTACAAGTGGAACCACAATGCGCTGAAGATCAAGACCCAAGCGCAGCAGACGCCACTGGATTTGGCTAGCATGCGGGGACACAAACATTTGCTGGCCCAGATGTTCCGGCTGGAGAAGGAGCGCTGCCGGAAGCCACAATTGCGCGGTGGCCTGGCCAATCTGTCCATGAACATTGGTGTGGAAGCGGAGACGGAGGAGCAACACCAGAGCTTCAGTGGCTTTGATCTGGAACTCCAGCGCAAGCATGATGGGGTGTTTCTGAGACCTGTTGCTGTGCATAGGTAGGGCTTCATTGATTAAATTCGAATTAATTggtattatatatatatatgtatatcccAACCAAAGCAATCAGAGTCCACCCAACAACAGCAGTCGCTACTCCAAGCGTTCCTCCATCGATAGTGGCATTAACATGGATATACGCAGCAAATCGGGCAAACCCTTGGCCAGGCTTCATAGGTAAGACAGAAAAACCAATCCTTGGAACCTCTATAGCTCTACCTTCTTTCCAGCAACTTTGACAGCCATGACAACTATGCTCTGGGTGTGGATTCCCCACTGGACTCCCTGACCGGAACCAACTGCCTGCTGTCACCGCTGCGCAAAATGGACTTTGCCCTCTGTAAGTCGGGGGATGAGTTTCTGCATGTACTTAACTCCTAGTTATAGACTACTATATGGAACCAAATGCTCAAATTTTCTCGGTAAATTCAAACTAGGCGAGGTGTCCACGGGCGAATCGAGTCCCGTGCACGAGAAAGATTGCGACGACAACTCGACGAGCGCGACCGACGTGACCATTGGCAATGACTTGGCCCTGCCCGATGCCGTTGTAGGTCAGTGATGGCGGACCGATCCCGCCCAGCTCCACTCTCAATCCAATCTCAAACTGTCAAACCCGTAACCAATTCACCCGTTATCTGTACTGTagctaaaaactaaaaaaaaagcaTACTAACTAACCATATGGGGCTGGCTAATCGAtgttgttgatgttgttgttgctattgCTGTTTGTTGTTATATGTACTCATGTGTATTTTTGGGGGGCGGGGGTTGGGGAGCTCGTTTAATCAATGTAAATGTTCGTTATTAATATTGGTTGCTGGTTGTGCGCCCCTAAATGTGCGCTTTTATCGATGTCTACACTTAACCGATTACTAATTTTGAACTAACAAACACTCGCCGCCTAATTAACCACGAATTGATCGTTGTAAATATGAATAAACCGAGGTGTATGTAAATAGCTAGCTAAACACTCAATGCTTGTCGGTGtataatacaaataataataattaaccGTGCCCAACAACGACTTTGTTTATCGTGATCAATTTGGAGACTCATTACTGTAGCTTTGTCAATTTAGGCtcaattaaaacattttggcTAATTGAGCTTAAAGCTAGAAAGACAAATATATATGAAAATGTAAATCTGTACATGAAAATGTCCAATTCAATTATGTAGACTCGTTTGTCATGTATTTGTATGAATCTTGAAGTTTGGAACTGGTTTAGTAATATTTTTGGAATATTTTCAGGGGACTCTGATGCCAAAGTACTGACCCTAGCTGAACACATAATAGCAGCTATGCCAGAAAGGATCAAGGTGGGTTTTTAGAGTCTTTTTTAATATCCCTTAAATACTCTATACATATTTTGTATAATCTCTCCAGAATGAAGCCGATGAAATGATGGTGCTTGGTAGTCCCTTGACGGAACCCCTCACTTCGGAGTCTTCGGCGCTAACAGACAGCTTTATGGATCCCCTGCTGGATTCGTTGCCTAATACCCACTTCGACAGCGACTTTAGCTTCGACTTCCATGACCACAGCTATCGCTATCATGATGTCAGCACGCCCTGCTCCAGCTTGAGTCCGGCCAGTTCGGGACCGCTGCAGTCGCCAGCGAGCTATTCGATACTGGGAACCGATCCCTCGGTCAGCTCACCCAGTCCTCCGCCCTCCACCAAACAGCTGACGGAGTTCCTGCACGCCTCCAGCATCTCGCAGTATCCCTTCGAGGCGGACTTCTCCAAGCTAACCCTTACGGATACGGAGCAGCGAGAGCTCTACGAGGCGGCCAAGTGCATCCAGAAGGCCTATCGCTCGTACAAGGGCAGGCAGAAGCTGGAGGAGCAGAACAAAGAGCGGAGCGCCGCCACAGTGATCCAGAACTATTACAGGCGGTACAAGCAGTACGCCTACTACAGGCAGATGACCAATGCCGCGCTGGTTATCCAACATGGCTATCGGTCCTATCGCCGGAACAAGAGATTCAAGAAGAGCGGCCTGGGCCTGGGCAGCTCCAGTGATCACGGCAGTGTGAGCAGCAATTCGCAGTGCTTGTCGAGCTTCTACGATCACTACAAGCAGGATCAGCAGCAGCTGCACGAGATGGGTTCCCAGCCCAGCACGCCCAAGGAAACCAGTCCCTCGGGGCCCTTGAAGTGAGTGGATGAACTTACCACTCTACAAAACATTTACTAACCCATTTCCATGCCATTTCCCAGGCGTACCTATTCACAGTCCACCCAGAATCAAGCTGCCAGAAAAATTCAGCAGTTTATGAGACAATCACGCATCAAGTAAGTACCACTAATTGAGCCGACTAAGTAGACTTAATTTAACACTAAGCTAACACTCATGGGTAATGTAATTGCACGCAAGCATTTGGGATGGCAATTTGACGACTTTGGTAAGAACGTGTATAAGGTTTTGGTTTGTTTCTTTTTCagactttaattaattttttataattttgtatatattggttttatattttattaacacCATTTATTTTTCCCCTACACAGACTACAGAAAGAACGAGCCGAAAAAGAGAAGCTGGTGCACCAACGCAGGGCGGAATACCTTCAAAACTTGCAGTTTCAAGGGCAGCAGGAAATGTTGGTGTGCCACGAAAATAAGTAAGTCAGCTCATTTTGGTGTTCCTAATCGATATAAACTAATAAATCACTTTTTTATAGCATTTCTGTGCCGAGCAGTGGCAACACCAATGCGGGCAACAACAATCTACACCAAATACAATCCAATCAGTGAGGGTCAACTGAGTGAATTTTTAACATAGGAACACGGCTGCACGGTTCCATAAGAATTTATGAATAGCTTTAAAACCGAGTGAAACTTTCTACTTTCGTATTTGTTCCGATTTGGAAAACAATCCCAAGCACCTCTGTAGTGGAACTTTGTTTCAAAACTCTCTACAACACTGacaacacacacactctgAATATGTAGAAACTACCTGCACTTTGATTCATTTGCCTAAcgaattttaagaaaattatgAATAGAAACACACATTGTTTTCGAAGTGAACATAGCTTAGGTTAGTGGTCTTTTAAGGTATTACTTAAACCTAATCTTAACTCAAGATCGGACTCCAGGGAGAAGATGAGAACACAATTTTTCCATTTGTAAACTCGAAAGAACTTATTACTGACGCCtttgaaaaactttttaaCTCCAATTGTAGTAGAAAAACGTAGCCTGcaatatatacatattatatACATACGATTTAAACCAATATTACGCATGTGTATGCATCTATATAGTTACATTTGTATATAGATATTGCCTAACTAACTAAATTCTAGTCTATTTTAACGTACTACCAAGCTCTGCGATGCGACTAAGCTTGTCTCTAAAGCAAAATACgaaaaaaactaaacaaaaaatgaaaacctAAAGCATTAATCCTCGATCCTAACTAGTTGCTAACTGCTCTTTAGGTTTAAGCATAAGACTCTACTGAAAGTCCAAAGTTGTTGTTGATTTCTAAAATCAGATTCGTGTGGAGTGCGCAGCAACTACCAATCTATCATgtttcaaagaaaataaacccTATTCTAATTTCTAGAACGCAAGTACTTACGATAATGTGTACTAAGTCTTAACTTATCCGACTACATAGACTAAGCCTAGCTAATGATAgaagaaatcaaaagaaaggATAATGTATTGCAAGGGCACTAAGACCGAAATACATCCAAATCTGTGGACGGTCTGCCATAAAGGAGATTCAGGATTTTGAGATCTGGAATTTCCGActttctgctgctgcttcccCCAAACTTAACTGCTTGAAGACACAgccaaaaaaccaaaacatgCAAGAGAGAAAAGTTTTTAAACTAAATGTAACAATAAATGAATTtttgtaaattatttttgtCCGTCCACATTGTTAGCTTTCATAACATACCAacaagaacatatatacttacaaatatacaatatatataacATAGAAGGAGCTGATACTGATTCGATACGATAACTCaagaaacaatttttaaaggaCCCTTCAAGTTCGAAATAACAAACCCCGGCGACAGTTGAACGATGAATGTACATACACCAGCTCGAAACCTATGTCCAGCACATAGGATCAGAGACACTTACCTCCAGTAGTCCCAAAAAGAAGccacaaaacaaacaaactcACAAAACCCAAGTGCAAAGTATAGCAACTTCAAGTGCGAGAAAGTGAAATCTGCGAATGTTTGTCACAACCAGAAGCGCAGCTGTTGAGGGTGGATTGGGTGGGAATTAGGATCTATCACATTGTTAACTATTTAACTACGAACTATTATACTTAATTCGCACTATATTATTACTCTACGAAACTTTGATTGCATTTTGCTCTAACTTAACTATGTATAAATCTGATCAACTGATTCGAAATGAAGACTAAATACGATTTCACTACTCAACTGACTTAAGAATTGCAATCAATTTTGTTAACTGTTTTGGCAGGGTGTTAGACATGTACCAGCTGAATACTAAGCCCAATTAATTGCAATATTTGCACATACTACACACACACAGGACACGCCTGGCTcacaaaaaataagaaaagtaaacacacacacaatttATAAACCTCAAAGTAGCAACCTGAGTGTGTTTTAAAGGTGGGAAGTCTTTTTAGATAGAGGAAGGCCAAAAGGCAAAGAAAACTTAAGTACCTTAAGCCAATTGGCACTAAAACTAAACTTAAATCTAACaaacaattataaatacctataACAGACTATGGATCTATATCGAAGTGGTGGTGTCTGCGATCGTAGGGCATTTCCCCCGACCTAGTTTTGTTTGAACCCCTTTTTCTTCAACTGAACTAAAACTAAAATGCAACACCAAAATTGTTGATATCTAACGAAACTCTATACAATACGAAAAACTATTATAGCTAATGTAATTGGATATTTGGTACTCACATATCTGTTAGATAATTTATACCTACACTTCGTCCTAATAGAACTTCCAAGTGCGGCGCATGTACGAAGCAAGCATTCTACTTCAACTTCAACTAACTAACTAATCAACCTACCATCCAAGTTTGTCCCAAGAAATCCAAAATTCAGCTAATTGAACTGTTTGTTTCCGACTTTCAGCTTAGTAGACCAGCAAATAGGAACGGATATGAAACTGTTAACTAAACTTTTAAGCGAAATATACCTAGAGAGTAacctttttaaatattataccTTACTTGTATGGGATACTTAGCATGAACTAAACACATATATCTGCAAACTAAAGAATGTTTAACGAATCAACGTATTATAAATGTACAGACACAGACACTGATACACACACCCCAACCACACACACAACATaga
Protein-coding regions in this window:
- the Camta gene encoding calmodulin-binding transcription activator 2 isoform X7 gives rise to the protein MAGYRSLPLAPVAATAAVQPTMGGVPPTMAAYAHHQSMTAMSNNGIIYQSAVHASIHSLNTVQSQHRSSTTTHHHILATATATATATAAAAAATATAAAAAAAAVVALPTAAATAAAPQQHAAYGQQQQQQHHQQQQHLAQQSHQQHQQQQQQQQHQQQQLMTHQQHSVAQQQHHQHLQQQQQLQQQQQHHHHHHHHHHQQLSLHQNHLYFSGASLGHHHHHRQIFSHLQSALMPLSVNGEPIKLPDNLESLPRADSFPSQRHRWNTNEEIAAILISFDKHGEWQSKEVRTRPKSGSLLLYSRKKVRYRRDGYCWKKRKDGKTTREDHMKLKVQGTECIYGCYVHSAILPTFHRRCYWLLQNPDIVLVHYLNVPYPDDNKMAVIAPSITLWGDKKEWTKEELVSQLKPMLSTVNSDDDSDSGNDIEISTAETVESIVCQLMEKQRLSRQAALVKQLDCGCGDGGCADGKNCTHPVMRRSGAMLKSSVQEKRLGETFNGNTPNVVVASKLYSRWAERPRQHLDNHGQFHNVTQQLPQESAIKFQIIPPQQQQQQQQQDGNYQQQQQYRGASQMLAARNNLVMQQQQQQQYHQQQQQHQQQQQQQQHLSLQRFVASQSQNSVHLNQQHRLQIANTTITATARDPGTTSAAAAVASNVMDTELIENQSHMTANKITNPGSSSNSSSSNASKQLAAQTNNELNVVNNNDPGNNNFMYNQQQQLNASSNSNNSSQQQQQHYYKLQQTTATPASGQPPPLAQVQPHPPVEAMCMSPEHRQQPPPPATSSAGSNPSSISTISAPTSTSTSTPTSGTSSTSSSLQSIIDGNQQQQITTTSTAATCDNLMSANALSEQDSSNNQATEALSRSQPAQPLTQNGCATFSASSDNSSQISDESSSFGGNNQNSSHSSSSSSEEEPPAEALSFFNETLDLSHEDIQRTLIANMPYNGTGATGGVTPPSTTIATGSSKLETNPQEAEKKPSQGAAEPETEVEEDETDDVFANLDAFDMLVEFPELDLDDKQALNNTALEQSSFLGEAPPSQPHRKVHNICDFSPEWSYTEGGVKVLVAGPWTSSSGGAYTVLFDAQPVPTQLVQEGVLRCYCPAHEAGFVTLQVACGGFLVSNSVMFEYKLSLLADAPFDASSSNDCLYKFTLLNRLSTIDEKLQVKTERELTTDHSALYLEPNFEEKLVAYCHRLIKHAWSMPSTAASWSVGLRGMTLLHLAAALGYAKLVGAMLNWRSENPHIILETELDALSQDVYGFTPLAWACVRGHVECSLLLYKWNHNALKIKTQAQQTPLDLASMRGHKHLLAQMFRLEKERCRKPQLRGGLANLSMNIGVEAETEEQHQSFSGFDLELQRKHDGVFLRPVAVHSNQSPPNNSSRYSKRSSIDSGINMDIRSKSGKPLARLHSNFDSHDNYALGVDSPLDSLTGTNCLLSPLRKMDFALCEVSTGESSPVHEKDCDDNSTSATDVTIGNDLALPDAVVGDSDAKVLTLAEHIIAAMPERIKNEADEMMVLGSPLTEPLTSESSALTDSFMDPLLDSLPNTHFDSDFSFDFHDHSYRYHDVSTPCSSLSPASSGPLQSPASYSILGTDPSVSSPSPPPSTKQLTEFLHASSISQYPFEADFSKLTLTDTEQRELYEAAKCIQKAYRSYKGRQKLEEQNKERSAATVIQNYYRRYKQYAYYRQMTNAALVIQHGYRSYRRNKRFKKSGLGLGSSSDHGSVSSNSQCLSSFYDHYKQDQQQLHEMGSQPSTPKETSPSGPLKRTYSQSTQNQAARKIQQFMRQSRIKLQKERAEKEKLVHQRRAEYLQNLQFQGQQEMLVCHENNISVPSSGNTNAGNNNLHQIQSNQ